Within the Microbacterium sp. 1S1 genome, the region TCGACACGGACGCCCTCATCGCGGCCGTCGAGGCCGACGGGGAGCTCCCCACCTCCAGTCACGACATGGGCGGCGACATCGTGCCGTACTTCGTCGACCGCGGCGAGGCCGGCTACTACGACATGAAGCAGAACGAAGTGCCGGGGTCTTCGCCGCGCGACCGCTCGTACTGGCGCGACGTGGGGACGATCGACTCGTTCTTCGACGCCCATCGGGACCTCATCTCGACCCTGCCGATCTTCAACCTCTACAACATGGAGTGGCCGATCCACTCGCAGGCGGTCAACTCCCCGCCGGCGAAGTTCGTCCGCGACTCCGTGGGGCGGATCGGGAACGCCATCGACTCGATCGTCTCGCTCGGATCCGTGCTCTCCGGCACGCACCTGGAGCGCAGCGTCGTGGGCCCGTGGACGCTCGCCGGCGGCGGGTCGACCATCACGGACTCCGTGGTGTTCGATCACGTCCATGTCGGCCAGGGCGCACGCGTGCATCGGGCGATCCTCGACAAGAACGTCGTGCTCGCCGACGGCGCCACGGTCGGGGTGGACAGGGAGCGTGACCTCGCCCGCGGGTTCACCGTGACGGAGTCGGGGATCACGGTCGTCGGCAAGGGCGTGTTCATCGAGCGCTGAGACGGTGTGCGTCATGCGGCGCGGAGGCTCGTCCTCCGATCGCTAGGCTCGACAGCGTGACCACCGCGCGCTTCCTCGTCGTCCTCGATGCCGATTCCACGTTGATCCGGAACGAGGTGATCGAGCTCCTCGCCGAGGAGGCCGGCCGCCGCGACGAGGTACAGGCAGCGACCGAAGCCGCGATGCGCGGCGAGATCGACTTCGCGACCAGCCTCCGTTCGCGCGTCGCCGCCCTCGAAGGGGTTCCCGTCGAGGCGTTCGCCCGGGTGCGCGACCGCATCGACCCCACCCCCGGCGTCCGCGACCTCACCGCCGCGGTGCATGCGAGAGGCGGAGTCGTCGGGGTCGTGTCGGGGGGATTCCACGAGATCCTCGACCATGTCGCGCCGGGACTCGGCGTCGACCGCTGGCGCGCCAACCGACTGGCGGTCGCGGGTGGGTCCCTGACGGGGCAGGTGGACGGCGACATCGTCGACGGCGCGGCGAAGGCCTCCTGGCTGCGCACATGGGCCGAGGAGCTCGGGGTCCCGCCGCGCGCGACGATCGCGATCGGCGACGGTGCCAACGACCTCCCGATGATGGCGGTCGCCGGGTTGGGCCTGGCCTTCAACGCGAAGCCGGCGGTGCGGGAGTCGGCGAGCCTTGTCATCGGTCCGCTCGACCTCGGCGCGGTCATCCCCCTGCTGCCCTGACGGTGGCCGATGTCGGTGGCCAGGGCTAGCGTCGCGCCATGGACATCATCCTCATCCCGGGCCTCTGGCTCGACGCAGCGAGCTGGGACGACGTCGTCGCCGTTCTCGCGAAGGCGGGCCACCGCGCTCGCCCGCTGACCCTGCCCGGCCTCGACGCCTCTCCGGAGACGGCGGCGGACATCGGAATCGACGACTGGCTGGCTTCGGCGGTCGCCGCGGTGGATACCGCCGACGGTGACGTGGTCGTCGTCGGACACAGCGGTGGTGGCAACGTGGCGTGGGGGGTCGCCGACGCACGCCCGGACCGCGTGGCGCGAGTCGTGTTCGTGGACACGGTGCCGCCGCCATCCGGCAGCGGCATCGGCGAGTTCCCCGTCCAGGACGGGCTGGTCGCCTTCCCCGGCTGGGACTTCTTCCCCGACGAAGACGTGCACGACCTCGACGCCCGGATGCGGGAACGGGCGGCCCCGCTCACCCACGGGATCCCCGCGCGGGTGCCGACTGACGGGCTGACCCTGAGCGACTCCGCGCGGTATCGGATCCCGGTGACCCTCCTGATGGGCGGCTTGGATCAGGCCGCGTTCGAGGAGGTCATCGACCAATGGGGACCGTATGCGGAGGAGTACCGCGCGATCGACGATTCCGAGGTCATCCGCATCGGGTCGGGGCATTGGCCGCAGTTCTCGGTGCCGGAGCGCCTCGGAGACCTGCTGCTACGGGCGATCGACCGCTGACGGCCGCAGCCGGGTCAATGCCCCATGCCGAGACCGCCGTCGACCGGGATCACGGCGCCGGAGATGTATCCGGCATCGTCGCTCGCCAGCCAGGTCACGACGCCCGCGACTTCGTCCGGCGTCGCGAAGCGTCCTGCGGGGATGTTCGCCTTGTACTGCTTCTGCGTCTCCTCCGGCAGCTCAGCGGTCATGTCGGTTTCGATGAACCCGGGCGCCACGACGTTGGCGGTGATCCCGCGGCCGCCGAGCTCTCGCGTGAGCGATCGGGCGAACCCGACGAGCGCGCTCTTGGAGGCGGCATAGTTGGTCTGCCCCGCAGAGCCGTACAGCCCGACGACACTCGAGATGAGGATGACGCGACCGAACCTGGCGCGCAGCATCCCCTTGGACGCACGCTTGACGACGCGGAAGGTTCCGCCGAGGTTCGTCGCGATGACGCTGTCGAAGTCGTCCTCGCTCATGCGCATGAGCAGGGTGTCCTTGGTGATGCCGGCGTTGGCGACGACGATCTCCACCGGGCCGAGCTGCTGCTCGACCTCGGTGAACGCGGCGTCGAGCGCCGCAGCGTCCGTGACATCCGCGCGCACCGTCATCGTGCCTTCCGGACCTTCTCCGCTGCGGGCCGTCACGGCGACTCGATAACCCTCCCGCACGAAGCGCTCCGCAATGGCGCGGCCGATGCCGCGGTTGCCACCGGTGACGAGGACGACGCGCTCCGCGCTCATAGGACACTCCTGGGTCTGGGGGTCGAGGGCCGGGATTCCGAACCGTGAACGATCCTAGCGACGTTGCCGCACCGGCTTCACGACCGCCGTTTGACAGACGCCGAGGTCCTTGGGACCCTGATGGCGACGAAAGGCACCAGCGTGAGCGATCCCCGTGTCCCCGGCCCCTCGGGCGAACAGCCTCCGGCCATTCCGCCGGCTCCCGGGCCCTCCGCGGCATACCCGGGATCCCCGTCGGCCCTGCCGGCCGACGCCGAAGCGCACCACTCGGCCCCTCCGGCGTACCCCGCGCCTCAGCAGTACCCCGCACCTCGGCAGTACCCCGCACCGCAGCAGTACGCCGCACCACAGCAGTACGCCACGCCACAGCAGTACGCCACGCCACAGCAGTACGCCACGCCACAGCAGTACGCCGCACCGCCCTCGCGGCCGTCCAG harbors:
- a CDS encoding glucose-1-phosphate adenylyltransferase, which gives rise to MSAPKKVFGIILAGGEGKRLMPLTADRAKPAVPFGGQYRLIDFAISNLINSGLRQIVVLTQYKSHSLDRHISQTWRMSALLDSYVASVPAQQRLGKRWFSGSADAILQSMNLINDEKPDIVVVIGADHVYRMDFRQMLEAHIESGAKATVAGIRQPLALASQFGVIDADPESGRIRQFLEKPTDATGLADSPHEVLASMGNYIFDTDALIAAVEADGELPTSSHDMGGDIVPYFVDRGEAGYYDMKQNEVPGSSPRDRSYWRDVGTIDSFFDAHRDLISTLPIFNLYNMEWPIHSQAVNSPPAKFVRDSVGRIGNAIDSIVSLGSVLSGTHLERSVVGPWTLAGGGSTITDSVVFDHVHVGQGARVHRAILDKNVVLADGATVGVDRERDLARGFTVTESGITVVGKGVFIER
- the serB gene encoding phosphoserine phosphatase SerB; its protein translation is MTTARFLVVLDADSTLIRNEVIELLAEEAGRRDEVQAATEAAMRGEIDFATSLRSRVAALEGVPVEAFARVRDRIDPTPGVRDLTAAVHARGGVVGVVSGGFHEILDHVAPGLGVDRWRANRLAVAGGSLTGQVDGDIVDGAAKASWLRTWAEELGVPPRATIAIGDGANDLPMMAVAGLGLAFNAKPAVRESASLVIGPLDLGAVIPLLP
- a CDS encoding alpha/beta fold hydrolase; its protein translation is MDIILIPGLWLDAASWDDVVAVLAKAGHRARPLTLPGLDASPETAADIGIDDWLASAVAAVDTADGDVVVVGHSGGGNVAWGVADARPDRVARVVFVDTVPPPSGSGIGEFPVQDGLVAFPGWDFFPDEDVHDLDARMRERAAPLTHGIPARVPTDGLTLSDSARYRIPVTLLMGGLDQAAFEEVIDQWGPYAEEYRAIDDSEVIRIGSGHWPQFSVPERLGDLLLRAIDR
- a CDS encoding beta-ketoacyl-ACP reductase — protein: MSAERVVLVTGGNRGIGRAIAERFVREGYRVAVTARSGEGPEGTMTVRADVTDAAALDAAFTEVEQQLGPVEIVVANAGITKDTLLMRMSEDDFDSVIATNLGGTFRVVKRASKGMLRARFGRVILISSVVGLYGSAGQTNYAASKSALVGFARSLTRELGGRGITANVVAPGFIETDMTAELPEETQKQYKANIPAGRFATPDEVAGVVTWLASDDAGYISGAVIPVDGGLGMGH
- a CDS encoding DUF4190 domain-containing protein, which gives rise to MSDPRVPGPSGEQPPAIPPAPGPSAAYPGSPSALPADAEAHHSAPPAYPAPQQYPAPRQYPAPQQYAAPQQYATPQQYATPQQYATPQQYAAPPSRPSSGLAITSLVCGIAGVVLFWAVLPMLASIAAVITGHMALGQIRRTPGLGGRGMAITGLILGYVMVAVLLFTIVSAVIGLVLFGAFTLPFVFAN